The following coding sequences are from one Nicotiana tomentosiformis chromosome 3, ASM39032v3, whole genome shotgun sequence window:
- the LOC104118546 gene encoding RING-H2 finger protein ATL74-like, with protein MEVYHRPYRLLLDPRPVVPPSTTITKPHHGYSNEANFDTNMVIILAALLCALICALGLNSIVKLALRCSRRFAFESENATVARLAATGLKKSTLRQLPVTVYGSGVNIPATDCPICLGEFMDGEKVRVLPRCHHGFHVKCIDIWLALHSSCPTCRQSLLEQNTSTTTSSDAGDVETGLRQQHGTAAEVG; from the coding sequence ATGGAGGTTTATCATCGTCCATACCGGCTACTACTCGATCCCCGTCCTGTTGTCCCACCTAGCACTACTATAACCAAACCACACCATGGTTACTCCAACGAAGCAAATTTCGACACTAATATGGTGATCATTTTAGCAGCTTTGCTTTGTGCATTAATATGTGCTCTTGGTTTAAATTCAATTGTGAAATTAGCTTTGCGTTGTAGCCGGAGATTTGCTTTCGAGTCGGAAAATGCAACAGTTGCGCGCTTAGCTGCGACAGGGCTGAAAAAGAGCACACTTAGGCAACTTCCAGTGACAGTTTATGGATCAGGAGTTAATATTCCGGCTACTGATTGTCCAATTTGTCTTGGCGAATTTATGGATGGTGAGAAAGTAAGAGTTTTGCCGAGATGTCACCACGGTTTTCATGTTAAGTGTATAGATATTTGGTTGGCTTTACATTCTTCTTGTCCGACTTGCCGACAATCGTTACTGGAACAGAACACAAGTACAACGACATCCTCTGATGCAGGCGATGTTGAAACTGGATTGAGACAACAACATGGAACTGCTGCGGAGGTTGGTTAG